In a genomic window of Sphingomonas koreensis:
- a CDS encoding dioxygenase, with amino-acid sequence MARQPALFVSHGSPMIMFEPSPAREFLAGLAGQVARPDAIVMVSAHHDMAEAVVTSVEAPATIHDFGGFPQKLFDLRYPAKGDPALAAEVAALVEGTGIPAFLDPKRGLDHGAWVPLMLAWPEADVPVVQLSISSAHAPEWHYRIGQALAPLRDRNVLVIGSGSLTHNLRAIFVEGRDHDAAVPEWVSAFADWVKARIDAGDADAVLNAVERAPFGKQNHPTMDHILPLFTAMGAGGIPGERLHHSYTYGVLAMDAYQFG; translated from the coding sequence ATGGCGCGCCAGCCCGCCTTGTTCGTATCGCACGGCTCGCCGATGATCATGTTCGAGCCCAGCCCGGCGCGGGAGTTCCTCGCCGGGCTGGCCGGGCAGGTCGCGCGGCCCGACGCGATCGTGATGGTTTCCGCGCATCACGACATGGCGGAGGCGGTCGTGACGTCGGTCGAGGCACCGGCGACGATCCACGATTTCGGCGGCTTTCCGCAGAAGCTGTTCGACCTGCGCTATCCGGCCAAGGGCGATCCGGCACTGGCGGCGGAGGTCGCGGCGCTGGTGGAGGGGACGGGGATTCCCGCCTTTCTCGACCCCAAGCGCGGGCTCGACCATGGTGCATGGGTGCCGCTGATGCTGGCATGGCCGGAGGCTGACGTGCCCGTGGTGCAGCTGTCGATCAGCAGCGCCCATGCGCCCGAATGGCATTACCGCATCGGGCAGGCGCTGGCGCCGCTGCGCGACCGCAACGTGCTTGTCATCGGATCGGGCAGCCTGACGCACAATCTGCGCGCGATCTTTGTCGAAGGGCGCGATCACGACGCGGCGGTGCCCGAATGGGTGTCGGCGTTCGCGGACTGGGTGAAGGCGCGGATCGACGCAGGCGACGCCGATGCGGTGCTGAATGCGGTCGAACGCGCGCCCTTCGGCAAGCAGAACCACCCGACGATGGACCATATCCTGCCGCTGTTCACCGCGATGGGCGCTGGCGGCATTCCGGGTGAGCGGCTGCATCACAGCTACACCTATGGGGTGCTGGCGATGGACGCTTATCAGTTCGGGTAG
- a CDS encoding ammonium transporter codes for MNKELIPGIVWAAGAIGTALAATAARKAGLTDGDTVTRLVIGLNGLMVMWFGNRMPKNYVPSARARQVARVGGWSMALSGLAYTGFWAVAPIQTAVIGGSAAIILGIAVTVGYCLSLRSKANVA; via the coding sequence ATGAACAAGGAACTGATCCCGGGCATCGTCTGGGCCGCCGGTGCCATCGGCACCGCCCTCGCCGCAACCGCCGCGCGCAAGGCCGGGCTGACCGACGGCGACACCGTCACCCGCCTCGTCATCGGCCTCAACGGCCTGATGGTCATGTGGTTCGGCAACCGCATGCCCAAGAATTACGTCCCCAGCGCCCGCGCGCGCCAGGTCGCACGCGTCGGCGGCTGGTCGATGGCGCTGAGCGGCCTCGCCTATACCGGCTTCTGGGCGGTCGCCCCGATCCAGACCGCAGTGATCGGCGGCAGCGCCGCGATCATCCTCGGCATCGCGGTAACGGTGGGTTACTGCCTGTCGCTGCGCAGCAAGGCCAACGTG
- a CDS encoding pirin family protein, which yields MIEKRSFDSLGHADHGWLNARHHFSFANYYDPDRMGWGAIRVWNDDEIAPNSGFPPHPHKDMEIITYVRKGAITHQDSMGNKGKTGAGDVQVMSAGTGVRHAEYNLEPETTTLFQIWIMPRANGGAPSWGAKPFPKGERSGKFVTLASGFEEDTDALPIRADARVLGATIKAGESLTHTVGEGRYAYLVPAVGKIEIDGNPFDARDGAALTGGQTVTIKAIEDAEIVLVDAD from the coding sequence ATGATCGAGAAGCGCTCGTTCGACAGCCTGGGCCATGCCGATCATGGGTGGCTCAATGCTCGCCATCACTTCAGCTTTGCCAATTACTACGACCCCGACCGGATGGGCTGGGGAGCGATCCGCGTGTGGAACGACGACGAGATCGCGCCCAACAGCGGCTTTCCGCCGCACCCGCACAAGGACATGGAGATCATCACCTATGTCCGGAAGGGGGCGATCACGCATCAGGACTCGATGGGCAACAAGGGCAAGACCGGTGCCGGCGACGTCCAGGTGATGAGCGCGGGCACCGGGGTCCGGCACGCGGAATACAATCTCGAGCCGGAAACCACGACGCTGTTCCAGATCTGGATCATGCCGCGGGCCAATGGCGGCGCGCCGAGCTGGGGGGCCAAGCCGTTCCCCAAGGGCGAGCGCTCGGGCAAGTTCGTGACGCTCGCATCGGGCTTCGAGGAAGACACCGATGCGCTGCCGATCCGCGCCGACGCCCGGGTGCTGGGCGCGACGATCAAGGCGGGCGAGAGCCTGACGCACACCGTCGGCGAGGGGCGCTACGCCTATCTCGTGCCCGCGGTGGGCAAGATCGAGATCGACGGCAACCCCTTCGACGCGCGTGACGGCGCAGCGCTTACCGGCGGGCAGACCGTGACGATCAAGGCGATCGAAGACGCCGAGATCGTTCTGGTCGATGCCGACTGA
- a CDS encoding LysR family transcriptional regulator produces the protein MRLPDFEAWAIFACVVEHRSFSGAAEAIGVSKATVSKAIARLEAQLGTALFHRTSRRLTLTDSGNALAERAGRILAEAQQAEEAALDAAKAPSGLVRIAAPITFGIRFVADAIADLLAEHPGIEIDLRLSDARVDIVADGFDIALRIADLPDSSLRARRLAPITARVVAAPSYLEKHGTPKHPADLAHHACFLYANVIGAWHFRKADGEEAAVRPAGPLITDNGDAMLPALRAGLGIARLPGFIIDEELEKGNLVELLTGWSPMNIALHLLTPPSTLRPARVELVIDYLSHRFRNICVKETAARAAKRA, from the coding sequence TTGCGGCTACCCGATTTTGAGGCCTGGGCGATCTTCGCCTGCGTGGTCGAGCACCGCTCGTTCAGCGGCGCCGCGGAGGCGATCGGCGTCTCCAAGGCGACCGTGTCCAAGGCGATCGCCCGGCTCGAGGCGCAGCTCGGCACCGCGCTGTTCCATCGCACCTCGCGCCGCCTGACCCTAACCGACAGCGGCAATGCGCTTGCCGAGCGCGCCGGCCGCATCCTCGCCGAAGCGCAGCAGGCAGAAGAAGCCGCGCTCGACGCGGCCAAGGCGCCTTCCGGCCTCGTCCGCATCGCGGCGCCGATCACCTTCGGCATCCGCTTCGTCGCCGATGCGATCGCCGATCTGCTCGCCGAGCATCCCGGGATCGAGATCGACCTGCGCCTGTCCGATGCCCGGGTCGATATCGTGGCCGACGGGTTCGACATCGCGCTGCGCATCGCCGATCTGCCGGACAGTTCGCTGCGCGCGCGCCGCCTTGCTCCGATCACCGCGCGCGTCGTCGCGGCGCCAAGCTATCTCGAAAAGCACGGCACACCCAAGCACCCGGCAGATCTCGCCCATCATGCCTGCTTTCTCTACGCCAACGTGATCGGCGCCTGGCATTTCCGCAAGGCGGATGGCGAGGAGGCCGCGGTGCGCCCCGCCGGTCCGCTGATCACCGACAATGGCGACGCGATGCTCCCAGCGCTCCGCGCCGGGCTCGGCATCGCCCGCCTCCCCGGCTTCATCATCGACGAGGAGCTGGAGAAGGGCAATCTGGTCGAGCTCCTCACCGGCTGGTCGCCGATGAACATCGCGCTCCATCTCCTCACCCCGCCCAGCACGCTGCGCCCGGCGCGCGTGGAGCTGGTGATCGACTATCTCTCGCACCGCTTCCGCAACATCTGCGTCAAGGAAACGGCAGCGCGGGCGGCGAAGCGCGCCTGA
- the wrbA gene encoding NAD(P)H:quinone oxidoreductase — MAKVLVLYYSSYGHIEQMAEAVAEGARGAGAQVDILRVPETAPEAVVKAAHFKTDSAHPVIAGPDVLKAYDAIIVGTPTRFGRMSSQMASFWDTAGGLWASGALHGKVGGAFTSSATQHGGNETTLFNIITNLLHFGLTIVGLDYGHTDQMKVDEVLGGAPYGATTVAAGDGSRQPSAIDLNGARYQGRRIAEVAAKLAA, encoded by the coding sequence ATGGCCAAGGTTCTGGTCCTCTATTACTCGTCCTACGGACATATCGAGCAGATGGCGGAGGCCGTCGCCGAAGGCGCCCGCGGCGCGGGTGCGCAGGTGGATATCCTGCGCGTGCCCGAGACCGCGCCCGAGGCGGTGGTCAAGGCTGCGCACTTCAAGACGGACAGCGCGCACCCGGTGATTGCCGGCCCCGACGTGCTCAAGGCCTATGACGCGATCATCGTCGGCACGCCGACCCGCTTCGGACGGATGTCGAGCCAGATGGCGAGCTTCTGGGACACAGCGGGCGGCCTGTGGGCGTCGGGCGCGCTGCACGGCAAGGTGGGCGGCGCCTTCACCTCCAGCGCGACGCAGCATGGCGGCAACGAGACGACCCTGTTCAACATCATCACCAACCTGCTGCATTTCGGCCTCACCATCGTCGGCCTCGACTATGGGCATACCGACCAGATGAAGGTCGATGAGGTGCTGGGCGGCGCGCCCTATGGCGCGACCACGGTGGCGGCCGGCGACGGCAGCCGCCAGCCGAGCGCGATCGACCTCAACGGTGCGCGCTATCAGGGCCGCCGCATCGCCGAAGTCGCGGCGAAGCTGGCCGCCTGA
- a CDS encoding TonB-dependent receptor plug domain-containing protein gives MKIKAALLVTVCALAHPAFAQDTSPAPTSATPEAEREGEVVVTGTRIVRDGYQAPTPVMVLNLEDIQNGSSSNNIADFVNQMPALAGSTQPSNSRLNLSSGQAGINALNLRNMGETRTLVLVNGRRSVGSTITGLVDVNTIPQALVKQVEVVTGGASAAYGSDAVAGVVNFILDNKYQGIKIGADVGVTEEGDGFNYSVNAAGGWSFAEGRGHLLISGELARRDGIFSVDREWNHTGYVRIQDPNWVSGVSTTPRYLIRRQVGAANSTPGSMILNSSGGTANRLRGIYFGQAGQVLQYQYGGLTFPAANGSSPPTLNQGGSWQVNDSGRRIGLDPQDDRYGLFARLSYEIADGVDFFAEGSYNRQKIVFNAGPNLASTTTAFNAANVGRGAAGASTLAADNAYLIQALGAVQLAGITGVTIGTTAADLPYRGVNNERKVQRYVVGLEGQFDAFGKAARWDIFGQYGRAEMHEELTNIMHTQRTASAVDAVFAQAGNPGNYAVGSIQCRINVDADPNNNDPNCRPLNRLGIGVADPAAVKYILGNPYRDEVAEQFVVGANLSFAPFATWAGDVSLAVGGEYREEKISGYVPPEFRPTVTSNPGGGLTTTNTWSVGNYLPSNGSYNVKEAYLEAVVPLGFGLEFNGAVRATDYSTSGYVTTWKAGATWQPIDDIRLRVTRSRDIRAPNLNELYQAGSSNTDAVSNPWGAGSGPNGGSYGTSISYSQLSVGNPTLSAEKADSWNIGGVFSPRFLPGFNLAVDYFRIDLDDAIDTLSAQDIVNRCFDGRAEYCAAITQDPNSSARVLIRNQPFNFAKRIARGIDFDASYRLPLNSIFDNAEGDITLRGLATRYIENIVDTGIPGVVPLDSVGSNGGQYTTPTWIFRGSLAYETPSFSITTVARGTSAGKYLANAIECTTGCPVTTTTSTYQTYDEINVSGTFYVDLNLTKKITVGSSEAQVFFNVTNLFNRWPLLLPETGLAANSTYSDLLGRRFRIGVRFKTN, from the coding sequence ATGAAGATCAAAGCCGCGCTTCTCGTCACGGTTTGCGCGCTCGCGCACCCGGCTTTCGCACAGGACACTTCCCCCGCGCCGACCTCGGCAACCCCAGAGGCGGAACGTGAGGGCGAAGTGGTCGTCACCGGCACGCGCATCGTGCGTGACGGATATCAGGCGCCGACTCCGGTCATGGTGCTGAACCTGGAGGACATCCAGAACGGTTCGTCCTCGAACAACATCGCCGATTTCGTTAATCAGATGCCGGCGCTCGCCGGCTCGACGCAGCCGTCGAACTCTCGCCTCAATCTCTCGAGCGGCCAGGCGGGTATTAACGCGCTGAACCTGCGCAACATGGGTGAGACGCGAACGCTCGTGCTGGTCAATGGCCGCCGATCGGTAGGCTCCACGATCACCGGGCTGGTGGACGTCAACACGATCCCGCAGGCGCTGGTCAAGCAAGTCGAGGTCGTTACGGGCGGCGCATCGGCAGCTTATGGTTCCGACGCGGTAGCCGGCGTGGTCAACTTCATCCTCGACAACAAGTATCAGGGGATCAAGATCGGTGCCGATGTTGGCGTGACCGAGGAAGGCGACGGCTTCAACTATTCAGTGAATGCGGCGGGTGGCTGGTCGTTCGCGGAAGGGCGTGGCCACCTGCTGATCAGCGGCGAGCTTGCGCGCCGCGACGGCATCTTCTCGGTCGATCGCGAGTGGAACCACACGGGCTATGTCCGGATCCAGGACCCGAACTGGGTGTCGGGCGTCAGCACCACGCCGCGATATCTGATCCGTCGCCAGGTCGGCGCAGCCAACTCGACGCCAGGCAGTATGATCCTCAACTCGTCGGGCGGCACGGCCAATAGGCTGCGCGGTATCTATTTCGGCCAGGCCGGTCAGGTGCTGCAATACCAATATGGCGGGCTGACCTTCCCGGCTGCGAACGGCTCCTCGCCGCCCACGCTGAATCAGGGCGGCAGCTGGCAGGTCAACGATTCGGGTCGCCGCATCGGCCTTGACCCCCAGGACGACCGCTATGGCCTGTTCGCGCGCCTCAGCTATGAGATCGCGGACGGCGTCGATTTCTTCGCCGAAGGCTCGTACAATCGCCAGAAGATAGTGTTTAATGCCGGTCCGAACTTGGCATCCACCACGACAGCGTTCAATGCCGCCAATGTCGGCCGCGGTGCCGCTGGCGCCAGCACGCTGGCTGCCGATAACGCTTATCTGATCCAGGCGCTTGGCGCTGTGCAGCTTGCCGGCATCACTGGTGTCACGATCGGTACAACCGCGGCAGATCTGCCCTATCGCGGCGTTAACAACGAGCGCAAAGTGCAGCGCTATGTCGTGGGCTTGGAAGGCCAGTTCGATGCGTTCGGCAAGGCGGCGCGCTGGGATATCTTCGGGCAATATGGCCGCGCCGAGATGCACGAAGAGCTGACCAACATCATGCATACCCAGCGCACGGCGAGCGCAGTGGACGCGGTGTTCGCGCAGGCGGGCAATCCGGGCAATTATGCCGTCGGATCGATTCAGTGCCGGATCAACGTCGATGCGGACCCGAACAACAACGATCCGAATTGCCGCCCGCTCAACCGTCTGGGCATCGGCGTCGCCGATCCTGCAGCGGTCAAGTATATTCTGGGCAATCCCTATCGCGACGAGGTCGCGGAGCAGTTCGTCGTCGGCGCGAATCTCTCCTTTGCTCCGTTCGCGACCTGGGCGGGCGACGTCAGCCTTGCCGTCGGTGGCGAGTATCGTGAAGAGAAGATCAGCGGCTATGTCCCGCCTGAGTTCCGGCCGACCGTCACTTCCAACCCGGGCGGTGGCCTGACCACCACCAATACCTGGTCGGTGGGCAATTATCTGCCCAGCAACGGTAGCTACAACGTCAAGGAAGCCTATCTCGAAGCAGTGGTTCCGCTCGGCTTTGGCCTTGAGTTCAACGGTGCGGTGCGTGCGACCGACTATTCGACGTCGGGTTATGTCACCACCTGGAAGGCAGGTGCGACCTGGCAACCGATCGACGATATCCGTCTACGTGTGACACGCTCGCGCGACATCCGGGCGCCGAACCTCAACGAACTGTATCAGGCGGGGTCGTCGAATACGGATGCGGTGAGCAACCCCTGGGGCGCGGGCAGCGGACCGAATGGCGGCAGCTATGGCACGAGCATTTCCTACTCGCAGCTGAGCGTTGGCAACCCGACCCTAAGCGCGGAGAAGGCTGATTCGTGGAATATCGGCGGCGTGTTCTCGCCGCGCTTCCTGCCCGGGTTCAACCTAGCAGTCGATTATTTCCGGATCGACCTCGACGACGCGATCGATACGCTTTCGGCGCAGGATATTGTTAATCGTTGTTTTGATGGGCGCGCCGAATATTGCGCGGCGATCACGCAGGATCCGAACAGCTCGGCACGCGTCCTCATTCGCAACCAGCCGTTCAACTTTGCGAAGCGGATTGCGCGCGGTATCGACTTCGACGCCTCTTATCGCCTGCCCCTGAACAGTATCTTCGACAATGCCGAGGGCGACATCACGTTGCGTGGTCTGGCCACGCGCTACATCGAGAACATCGTCGACACGGGCATCCCGGGCGTCGTGCCGCTTGATAGTGTGGGTTCGAACGGCGGCCAGTATACGACGCCGACGTGGATCTTCCGTGGCAGCCTCGCCTACGAAACGCCGAGCTTCTCGATCACGACCGTTGCGCGCGGTACGAGCGCCGGCAAGTATCTGGCGAACGCGATCGAGTGCACTACCGGATGCCCGGTGACCACCACGACATCTACCTATCAGACCTATGACGAGATCAATGTCTCGGGCACCTTCTATGTTGATCTGAACCTGACCAAGAAAATCACGGTCGGCAGCTCGGAAGCACAGGTCTTCTTCAACGTCACAAACCTATTCAACCGTTGGCCGTTGCTCCTTCCGGAAACCGGACTTGCTGCGAACAGCACCTATTCGGATCTGCTGGGTCGCCGGTTCCGCATCGGCGTGCGTTTCAAGACCAACTGA
- a CDS encoding sensor domain-containing protein, translating into MIGAKIRPQRKLRNGGNAAPHPAQGELLASIEGLRTNWFWSTDGEGRLSYISDWVADEFAIAGQGIAGSELTAVFRIESDAAETSGPIGFLLAKQKPFRGVNMRCTHDRQERIWTMSGSPQFDHAGNFTGFQGIGADITAVQESAEAISRLASHDALTGLRNRRGISALVEQALLASMRSDRSFAILLVDLDRFKLVNDTLGHPAGDQLLTQVAARLSRVLNHEDCVGRIGGDEFQIVLSVPADRNALAALAEDIIRTVSQPYFINGSRCVIGASIGIVLGPHDGDMAEDLIRNADLALYAAKDAGRGCYRFFARDMLEAAEDRRLLEQDLLDALDRGELEVNYQPLVNAKTNVIAGFEALLRWNHPDRGRISPALFIPIAEETSLIARLGEWTMRQACVDAATWPGDLRVAVNVSPIQFANPSLPQVVLSALAHSGLNPERLELEITESVFIDGGAEAEATFATLKKIGVRLALDDFGTGYSSLGYLRSAPFDKIKIDQSFVRLVADPASRNNAIITAIVALARTLGMETTAEGVESLDQLEALRALDVGLIQGYLYSLPVSAAAAMEMVAEAQPAIQPIGPAKQRGSRVATFRRIGAVHGDHYYPVILRNLSRTGALIEGLVDVPVGTRFVIDFGDRQWTVATVRRSRGTHQGVEFDEPLVSDGQGGYRTRYRVSSMMLAQLGLSLDRSAERGCERPMVQSARQALPVFQTSLR; encoded by the coding sequence TTGATCGGGGCGAAGATTCGTCCGCAGCGCAAGTTGCGGAATGGGGGCAATGCAGCCCCGCATCCGGCGCAGGGTGAACTGCTCGCCTCGATCGAAGGGCTGCGGACCAACTGGTTCTGGTCCACCGATGGCGAAGGCCGGCTCTCATATATCAGCGATTGGGTAGCGGACGAGTTTGCGATTGCCGGTCAGGGGATCGCGGGCAGCGAGCTCACCGCGGTATTCAGGATCGAGAGCGACGCGGCCGAGACGTCCGGGCCGATCGGCTTCCTGCTCGCGAAGCAGAAGCCCTTTCGCGGCGTCAACATGCGCTGCACCCACGACCGGCAGGAGCGGATATGGACGATGTCCGGCAGTCCGCAATTCGATCACGCGGGGAACTTCACGGGCTTCCAGGGAATCGGCGCGGATATCACCGCAGTGCAGGAATCGGCCGAGGCGATCTCGCGTCTGGCCAGCCACGACGCGCTGACCGGCCTGCGCAACCGGCGCGGCATCTCCGCCCTGGTCGAGCAGGCTTTGCTGGCATCGATGCGGTCCGACCGGTCCTTCGCGATTCTGCTGGTCGATCTCGACCGGTTCAAACTGGTCAACGACACGCTCGGTCACCCGGCGGGCGATCAGTTGCTGACGCAGGTCGCTGCGCGGCTGAGCCGGGTGCTGAACCATGAAGATTGCGTGGGCCGGATCGGCGGCGACGAGTTTCAGATCGTGCTTAGCGTTCCTGCCGATCGCAACGCGCTGGCGGCGCTGGCCGAAGATATCATCCGCACCGTGTCGCAGCCCTATTTCATCAACGGCAGCCGCTGCGTGATCGGTGCGTCGATCGGCATCGTTCTGGGGCCGCATGACGGCGACATGGCCGAAGATCTGATCCGCAACGCCGATCTGGCGCTCTATGCCGCCAAGGACGCCGGACGGGGCTGCTACCGCTTTTTCGCGCGCGACATGCTGGAGGCGGCGGAAGACCGGCGATTGCTGGAACAGGACCTTCTCGACGCACTCGACCGCGGCGAGCTGGAGGTCAACTATCAGCCGCTGGTGAATGCGAAGACCAATGTGATTGCCGGGTTCGAGGCGCTGCTGCGCTGGAACCACCCCGATCGCGGACGCATCTCGCCCGCGCTGTTCATCCCGATTGCCGAGGAAACCAGCCTGATCGCACGGCTGGGCGAATGGACGATGCGGCAGGCCTGTGTCGATGCCGCGACCTGGCCGGGCGATCTGCGCGTTGCGGTGAACGTTTCGCCGATCCAGTTCGCCAATCCGAGCTTGCCTCAGGTCGTGCTCAGCGCGCTCGCCCATTCCGGGTTGAACCCCGAGCGGCTCGAGCTCGAGATCACCGAAAGCGTGTTCATCGACGGTGGCGCCGAAGCGGAGGCCACCTTTGCCACGCTCAAGAAGATCGGCGTGCGGCTGGCGCTGGACGATTTCGGCACCGGCTATTCCTCGCTCGGCTATCTGCGGTCCGCGCCGTTCGACAAGATCAAGATCGATCAGAGTTTCGTGCGCCTGGTCGCCGATCCCGCGTCGCGCAACAATGCGATCATCACTGCTATCGTTGCGCTGGCCCGCACGCTGGGGATGGAGACCACGGCGGAGGGTGTGGAATCGCTCGACCAGCTCGAAGCGCTCCGCGCGCTCGATGTCGGGCTGATCCAGGGCTATCTCTACAGCCTGCCGGTCTCGGCGGCAGCGGCAATGGAGATGGTGGCGGAAGCGCAGCCGGCGATCCAGCCGATCGGCCCCGCCAAGCAGCGGGGCAGTCGCGTCGCGACCTTCCGCCGCATCGGCGCGGTGCATGGCGACCATTATTACCCGGTGATCCTGCGCAATCTGTCCAGGACGGGGGCGCTGATCGAGGGGCTGGTCGACGTGCCGGTGGGCACGCGGTTCGTGATCGATTTCGGCGACCGCCAATGGACGGTGGCGACCGTGCGCCGCTCGCGCGGCACGCATCAGGGTGTCGAGTTCGACGAACCGCTGGTGAGTGACGGGCAGGGCGGCTATCGCACGCGCTATCGCGTATCGTCGATGATGCTTGCGCAACTCGGCCTGTCGCTCGACCGTTCGGCAGAGCGCGGCTGCGAGCGGCCCATGGTCCAGTCGGCGCGGCAGGCGCTGCCGGTGTTCCAAACCTCGCTCCGCTAG
- the ctrA gene encoding response regulator transcription factor CtrA: MRVLLIEDEPTTAKAIELMLSTEGFNVYTTDLGEEGLDLGKLYDYDIILLDLNLPDMHGYDVLKKLRVARVQTPVLILSGINEMDSKVRSFGFGADDYVTKPFHREELVARIHAVVRRSKGHSQSVIRTGKLAVNLDAKTVEVDGARVHLTGKEYAMLELLSLRKGTTLTKEMFLNHLYGGMDEPELKIIDVFICKLRKKLSMACDGENYIETVWGRGYVLRDAEEAAAPVSAVA, from the coding sequence ATGCGCGTGCTGCTGATCGAAGACGAGCCAACGACTGCCAAGGCGATCGAGCTCATGCTCTCGACCGAGGGCTTCAATGTCTACACCACCGATCTGGGCGAGGAAGGCCTCGATCTCGGCAAGCTGTACGACTACGACATCATCCTGCTCGACCTCAATCTGCCGGATATGCATGGTTACGACGTGCTCAAGAAATTGCGCGTCGCCCGTGTTCAGACCCCGGTGCTGATCCTGTCGGGTATCAACGAGATGGACAGCAAGGTGCGCTCGTTCGGCTTCGGCGCGGACGATTATGTGACCAAGCCGTTCCACCGCGAGGAACTGGTGGCGCGCATCCACGCCGTGGTCCGCCGCTCGAAGGGCCATTCGCAGTCGGTCATCCGCACCGGCAAGCTGGCGGTGAACCTGGATGCCAAGACCGTCGAGGTCGACGGCGCCCGCGTCCACCTGACCGGCAAGGAATATGCGATGCTGGAGCTGCTCTCGCTCCGCAAGGGCACCACGCTCACCAAGGAAATGTTCCTCAACCATCTCTATGGCGGGATGGACGAGCCCGAACTCAAGATCATCGACGTCTTCATCTGCAAGCTGCGCAAGAAGCTCAGCATGGCATGCGACGGCGAGAACTATATCGAGACCGTCTGGGGCCGCGGCTATGTGCTGCGCGACGCCGAAGAGGCGGCGGCACCGGTCAGCGCGGTCGCCTGA
- a CDS encoding RluA family pseudouridine synthase: MIQDHVLFIDGEAIIIDKPAGLPVDPPRDGSISLENYLGNLTFGFQRWPTPVHRLDRDTSGCLLLARNPKAHARFQQAFEAGAVTKRYLAVIDGVPEEPSGLIELPLIKVSSAERGWRMTGDPKGKAARTRWRVLDSKDGRAFVAFYPETGRTHQIRVHAAEGLGIPITGDPVYGVAGGRTMMLHAAQLTVPRPGKPDVHAEAPTPERFKAMGFGGFAQADDAA, encoded by the coding sequence ATGATCCAGGACCATGTTCTCTTCATCGACGGAGAGGCAATCATCATCGACAAGCCCGCCGGGTTGCCCGTCGATCCGCCGCGTGACGGATCGATCAGCCTGGAGAATTATCTTGGCAACCTGACCTTCGGCTTCCAGCGCTGGCCGACACCGGTGCACAGGCTCGATCGCGACACCAGCGGCTGCCTGCTGCTGGCGCGCAATCCCAAGGCGCATGCCCGTTTCCAGCAAGCGTTCGAGGCGGGCGCGGTGACCAAACGCTATCTGGCGGTGATCGACGGCGTGCCCGAGGAGCCGTCGGGGCTGATCGAGCTGCCGCTGATCAAGGTATCGAGCGCCGAGCGCGGCTGGCGGATGACGGGCGATCCGAAAGGCAAGGCGGCGCGGACGCGCTGGCGGGTGCTGGATTCGAAGGACGGCCGGGCGTTCGTCGCCTTCTATCCCGAGACCGGACGCACGCATCAGATCCGTGTCCATGCCGCCGAAGGCCTGGGCATCCCGATCACCGGCGACCCGGTCTATGGCGTCGCGGGCGGACGGACGATGATGCTCCACGCCGCACAGCTCACCGTGCCGCGGCCGGGCAAGCCCGATGTCCATGCCGAGGCGCCGACGCCCGAACGTTTCAAGGCGATGGGGTTCGGCGGGTTCGCGCAGGCCGATGACGCCGCCTGA
- a CDS encoding autorepressor SdpR family transcription factor has product MSQVFKALSDPTRRRVLQLLRKGPMSAGELSDQFDVSKPTMSAHFAVLKEADLVHTEKDGKSVIYHLKLSVLEEALLGFVHSFGIGAGAPDPEKETAR; this is encoded by the coding sequence ATGAGCCAGGTGTTCAAAGCGCTGTCCGACCCCACCCGCCGCCGCGTGCTTCAGCTGCTGCGCAAGGGACCGATGAGCGCGGGCGAGCTCAGCGACCAGTTCGACGTGTCGAAGCCGACCATGTCGGCGCACTTCGCGGTGCTGAAGGAGGCCGATCTGGTCCACACCGAAAAGGACGGCAAATCCGTCATCTATCACCTCAAGCTCAGCGTGCTCGAAGAGGCGCTGCTGGGCTTCGTCCATTCGTTCGGCATCGGCGCCGGGGCGCCCGATCCTGAAAAGGAGACTGCACGATGA
- the arfB gene encoding alternative ribosome rescue aminoacyl-tRNA hydrolase ArfB produces the protein MTPPEFPEAAVVEEKFLAASGPGGQNVNKVATAVQLRIDVFRLGLPPWAYAKLKELAGSRMTASGELVVTARKFRTQEANRQDARARIVELLVRAHERDARRIKTKPSKAARARRVDEKKGRSAIKAGRGKVRVE, from the coding sequence ATGACGCCGCCTGAATTCCCCGAGGCCGCGGTGGTCGAGGAGAAGTTCCTCGCCGCATCCGGCCCGGGTGGTCAGAATGTCAACAAGGTCGCGACCGCGGTGCAGCTGCGCATCGACGTGTTCCGGCTCGGCCTGCCGCCATGGGCCTATGCCAAGCTCAAGGAGCTGGCTGGAAGCCGCATGACCGCGAGCGGCGAACTGGTGGTGACTGCGCGGAAATTCCGCACGCAGGAAGCGAACCGGCAGGACGCCCGCGCCCGCATCGTCGAGCTGCTGGTGAGGGCGCATGAGCGCGACGCGCGCCGGATCAAGACCAAGCCAAGCAAGGCGGCCAGGGCACGGCGGGTGGACGAAAAGAAGGGCCGGTCAGCGATCAAGGCGGGTCGCGGCAAGGTGCGCGTCGAATGA